From the Pongo pygmaeus isolate AG05252 chromosome X, NHGRI_mPonPyg2-v2.0_pri, whole genome shotgun sequence genome, one window contains:
- the MAGEA8 gene encoding melanoma-associated antigen 8, giving the protein MFLGQKSQPYKAEEGLQAQGEAPGLVDVQIPTAEEQKAASSSSTLIMGTLEEVPDSGSPSPPQSPEGASSSLTVTDSTLWSQSDEGSSSNEEEGPSTSSDPAHLESLFREALDEKVAELVRFLLRKYQIKELVTKAEMLESVIKNYKNHFPDIFSKASECMQVIFGIDVKEVDPAGHSYILVTCLGLSYDGLLGDDQSTPKTGLLIIVLGMILMEGSRAPEEAIWEALSVMGLYDGREHSVYWKLRKLLTQEWVQENYLEYRQAPGSDPVRYEFLWGPRALAETSYVKVLEHVVRINARVRISYPSLHEEALGEEKGV; this is encoded by the coding sequence ATGTTTCTTGGGCAGAAGAGTCAGCCCTACAAGGCTGAGGAAGGCCTTCAGGCCCAAGGAGAGGCACCAGGGCTTGTGGATGTGCAGATTCCCACAGCTGAGGAGCAGAAGGCTGCATCCTCCTCCTCTACTCTGATCATGGGAACCCTGGAGGAAGTGCCTGATTCTGGGTCACCGAGTCCTCCCCAGAGTCCTGAGGGTGCCTCCTCTTCCCTGACTGTCACCGACAGCACTCTATGGAGCCAATCCGATGAGGGTTCCAGCAGCAATGAGGAGGAGGGGCCAAGCACCTCCTCGGACCCAGCTCACCTGGAGTCCCTGTTCCGGGAAGCACTTGATGAGAAAGTGGCTGAGTTAGTTCGTTTCCTGCTCCGCAAATATCAAATTAAGGAGCTGGTCACAAAGGCAGAAATGCTGGAGAGTGTCATCAAAAATTACAAGAACCACTTTCCTGATATCTTCAGCAAAGCCTCTGAGTGCATGCAGGTGATCTTTGGCATTGACGTGAAGGAAGTGGACCCTGCCGGCCACTCCTACATCCTtgtcacctgcctgggcctctcctATGATGGCCTACTGGGTGATGATCAGAGTACGCCCAAGACCGGCCTCCTGATAATCGTCCTGGGCATGATCTTAATGGAGGGCAGCCGCGCCCCGGAGGAGGCAATCTGGGAAGCGTTAAGTGTGATGGGGCTGTATGATGGGAGGGAGCACAGTGTCTATTGGAAGCTCAGGAAGCTGCTCACCCAAGAGTGGGTGCAGGAGAACTACCTGGAGTACCGCCAGGCGCCCGGCAGTGATCCTGTGCGCTACGAGTTCCTGTGGGGTCCAAGGGCCCTTGCTGAAACCAGCTATGTGAAAGTCTTGGAGCATGTGGTCAGGATCAATGCAAGAGTTCGCATTTCCTACCCATCCCTGCATGAAGAGGCtttgggagaggagaaaggagttTGA